In Dama dama isolate Ldn47 chromosome 9, ASM3311817v1, whole genome shotgun sequence, the following proteins share a genomic window:
- the LOC133061612 gene encoding olfactory receptor-like protein OLF4 — MPIYVNISHFISPFSHSHHKAPRNLTGNNEFLLMGFSEESELQPLIFGLFLSMYLITVFGNLLIILAVSSDSHLHTPMYFFLSNLSFVDICFTSTTIPKMLWNIQTQNKVITYEGCIIQMYFFLLFSGLDIFLLTVMAYDRYVAICHPLHYMVIMNPWLCELLVLVSWIISALHSLLETLMVLQLSFCTVLEIPHFFCEVNQMIQLANSDTFLNNVVMYSGAVLLAGSSLVCILYSYSKIVSSVQGMASAQGKYKAFSTCASHLSVVSLFYCTGLGVYLSSAVIHSLHSSARASVMYTVVTPMLNPFIYSLRNKDLQRGLKMSFGKVSIKALFS, encoded by the coding sequence ATGCCCATTTATGTGAACATTAGTCATtttatttcccccttttctcATAGCCACCACAAGGCACCAAGGAACCTAACAGGAAATAATGAATTTCTTCTTATGGGATTTTCAGAGGAGTCAGAATTGCAACCCCTGATATTTGGACTTTTTCTCTCCATGTACCTGATCACTGTGTTTGGAAACCTGCTTATCATCCTGGCTGTCAGCTCAGACTCCCACCTCCATactcccatgtacttcttcctttccaatctgtccTTTGTAGACATCTGcttcacctccaccaccatcccaAAGATGCTGTGGAACATCCAAACCCAGAATAAAGTCATAACCTATGAAGGCTGCATCATCCAGATGtactttttcttacttttttccgGACTGGACATCTTCCTCCTGaccgtgatggcctatgaccgatATGTGGCCATCTGTCACCCCCTGCACTACATGGTCATCATGAACCCCTGGCTCTGTGAACTGTTGGTGCTGGTGTCCTGGATCATAAGTGCCCTGCATTCCTTGTTAGAAACCTTAATGGTGTTGCAACTGTCCTTCTGTACAGTCTTAGAAATCCCTCATTTTTTCTGTGAAGTCAATCAGATGATACAACTTGCAAATTCTGACACCTTTCTCAATAATGTGGTGATGTATTCTGGAGCTGTGCTGCTGGCTGGTAGTTCCCTCGTGTGTATCCTTTACTCTTACTCTAAGATAGTTTCCTCCGTACAAGGAATGGCATCAGCTCAGGGGAAGTATAAAGCATTTTCCACCTGTGCATCTCACCTCTCAGTTGTCTCCTTATTTTATTGCACAGGCTTAGGAGTTTACCTTAGCTCTGCTGTTATTCACAGTTTACACTCAAGTGCAAGAGCCTCAGTGATGTACACTGTGGTcacacccatgctgaaccccttcatctacagtCTGAGAAATAAAGACTTACAGAGAGGTTTGAAAATGTCCTTTGGAAAGGTAAGTATAAAAGCCCTATTTTCCTAG